From the Nodularia sphaerocarpa UHCC 0038 genome, the window TCTCATGGTGTGGCTTCAGACCGTTCTTCTTTTGCCTATTTGGCGGAACATTTAGCATCCCACGGTTTTGCTGTAGCTGTATTAGAACACCCAGGAAGTAATGCGGAACGTGTTCAGCGCCATTTAACCGGGTTAGCTGGGCCATTAGAAGCAAAAGAATTTATTAATCGACCTTTGGATATTACATTTCTCCTGGATCAACTTGAGATCAGGGCTAAATCAGATCATCAACTCCGAGGAAAACTCAATTTTGAGCAAGTCGGGGCAATTGGTCAATCTTTTGGTGGTTACACTGTGTTAAATTTGGCAGGAGCAAATATTAATTTTGAGCAACTGCAAAAAGACTGTAGTCCTAATACTTCCTCTTTTAATTTGTCGCTGTTTTTACAGTGTCAAGTGACTGAGTTACAAGGACAAGATTACCAACTCCAAGATCAGCGCATTAAAGCAGTATTGGCGATTAATCCTTTATCTAGCTCAATTTTTGGCGAAAGTGAAGTGAGCAAAATTTCAGTGCCTGTAATGCTCGTTGCAGCTAGTCAAGATATTGCTACCCCCATAGTATCTGAACAGGTGCGCCCCTTTACCTGGCTGACTACTCCTCATAAGTACTTGGTATTAATCGAAAACGCAACTCATTTTAGCGCGATCGCCCAACCAACTCCAGAAAATGATGTCTTGCCCATACCACCAGCTTTACTGGGGCCGAACCCTGCGCCAGCTTATGCTTATCTTCAAGCGTTGAATCTGGCTTTCTGGCAAACACACCTCCGCCAGCGCCCCGAATACGCCTCTTATTTACAACCGTCTTATGCTCAATATCTCAGTCAAGCTCCTCTGAATCTGAGTCTGTTAAAGTCTTTGTCACCAGAGCAATTGATTCAAGCATTGCAGCCAAAAAAAAGATAAACTACAGCTAAAGGTCTTACCCATTCATATCATGTCCCCATAATTAGTTATGATTCCCACAGTCATTGCACCCCACCCCGCCAAAGCTGCGCTTTGTCTCCCCTCCCCGCCTGCGGGGAGGGGATTAAGGGGTGGGGTTCTTGGGTTTTAATAAGTAAGCAAGCAGACATGATATCATCCCAAACTTCAGGTATGGGATATATCGCCGTGCGACTGTTTCTCATCGGTTTCTGCTTTCATCGCTGTCAACATCGAATTTATGGGAATACTATGAATGAAGCAAAAACGAATTTGCACCATGAGGTAGATAGAAATGATCACTGTGGATCCCACTCCAATCATTCCCGGATATAAAATTAACTCTCAACTGTACCTAGGCTACAGAACTTTAGTATATCGAGCTATCCGAGAACAAGATCAACTCCCAGTAGTCATTAAGCTGCTTACCTGTGAATATCCCAGCTTTAACGAATTATTGCAATTTCGCAACCAATATACTATTAGCAAAAATCTCAACATTTCCGGTATCATTCATCCCTTATCATTAGAACCCTATGGTCATGCTTACATTTTGGTCATGGAAGATACAGGTTTAATTGCTTTAGGAGAATATATCAAAACCACGAGTATCTCCCTAATTGAAATTTTAGAAATCGCCATTCAATTAACTAATATTCTTGATAATTTAGTTCTAAATCATATTATTCATAAAGATATTAAACCTGCAAATATCCTGATTAATCCAAAAACAAAAGAAGTTAAACTTATTGATTTTAGTATCGCTTCATTACTTCCTAAAGAAACCCAAGAACTCAAAAATCCTCATGTTTTAGAAGGAACCCTCGCTTATATTTCCCCCGAACAAACTGGTAGGATGAACCGAGGTATAGACTACCGTAGCGATTTTTATTCTCTGGGTGTGACATTTTATGAATTATTCACAGGAGAATTACCATTTATATCTGATGACCCAATGGAATTAGTCCATTGTCATATTGCGAAAACGCCCACCGCTTTGGTAAACAAGAAGCCGTCAATGGGGAACAGAGAAGAAATTCCCCAGGTAGTCTCGGATATTGTCATGAAATTAATGGCGAAAAACGCCGAAGATAGATATCAGAGCGCTTTGGGATTAAAGCATGATTTAGAAAAATGTTGGGATGA encodes:
- a CDS encoding alpha/beta hydrolase — encoded protein: MKNFWRCLSLGLLSTFVTATPGLGAERISFFYPPYGEFSLSVDALERFAQSGKMTDEFSFYASRANPQQLAQLRDLLQQQFYVTPTLVSQVTYSPIGKDLIQRLGSLIRTESRQNGFYALRSALILAAANPEGLTVVNLLRQFPSPTVRLNFTEGLKLVDDLLQVLQKRDEVVAWIQQEAARTVPIAALNPAVANATIDFEQLPDLRSPGSFTWQRQELTFQDQSRDRIIPTHLYLPAATPSTSPEDSSPPYPLIVISHGVASDRSSFAYLAEHLASHGFAVAVLEHPGSNAERVQRHLTGLAGPLEAKEFINRPLDITFLLDQLEIRAKSDHQLRGKLNFEQVGAIGQSFGGYTVLNLAGANINFEQLQKDCSPNTSSFNLSLFLQCQVTELQGQDYQLQDQRIKAVLAINPLSSSIFGESEVSKISVPVMLVAASQDIATPIVSEQVRPFTWLTTPHKYLVLIENATHFSAIAQPTPENDVLPIPPALLGPNPAPAYAYLQALNLAFWQTHLRQRPEYASYLQPSYAQYLSQAPLNLSLLKSLSPEQLIQALQPKKR